The Fortiea contorta PCC 7126 genome has a segment encoding these proteins:
- a CDS encoding IS5 family transposase translates to MTKAYRSNLTWEQWELIADLLPEAKPGGRPRKLTLFAVVNAILYVLCEGCTWRGLPGDFPAWSTVYGYFWRWSLDGTWLKIHDQLYQWVRVDAGREPSPSEAAVDSQSVETATMISIDVGYDAGKKIHGRKRHLSVDLLGLVLRVLVTSASLPEREGAKKVLQRVHDTGHQVKRLNTIWMDGGYRGEEFMRWVMDMFRWIVEIVLRPLEKKGFVHLPKRWVVERTFGWLNWCRRLSKDYERLPQTSETFIYIAMIRIMVRRLA, encoded by the coding sequence ATGACTAAAGCATACCGTAGCAATTTGACTTGGGAACAGTGGGAATTAATTGCAGACCTGTTGCCAGAAGCAAAGCCGGGTGGTCGTCCCCGAAAATTAACCTTATTTGCAGTAGTGAATGCAATTCTCTATGTACTGTGTGAAGGGTGTACATGGCGAGGTCTACCAGGAGATTTTCCTGCATGGTCAACAGTTTATGGTTATTTTTGGAGATGGAGCCTAGATGGTACGTGGTTAAAGATTCACGATCAACTTTACCAGTGGGTGCGGGTAGACGCAGGACGTGAACCTAGTCCCTCAGAAGCGGCAGTTGATAGCCAATCAGTAGAAACAGCAACGATGATATCTATTGATGTTGGTTACGACGCAGGTAAAAAAATTCATGGGCGTAAACGCCATTTAAGTGTAGATTTACTGGGTCTAGTTTTACGCGTTTTGGTGACATCTGCAAGTCTTCCAGAACGCGAAGGAGCGAAAAAAGTTCTCCAACGAGTTCACGATACTGGTCATCAGGTAAAACGGTTGAATACTATTTGGATGGATGGGGGATATCGAGGCGAAGAATTTATGCGCTGGGTGATGGATATGTTTCGGTGGATTGTCGAAATTGTTCTTAGACCTTTGGAGAAAAAGGGTTTTGTCCATTTACCAAAACGTTGGGTTGTTGAGCGCACTTTTGGCTGGCTTAATTGGTGTCGGCGCTTGAGCAAAGATTATGAAAGGCTACCCCAAACTTCGGAGACTTTTATCTATATTGCCATGATTCGTATTATGGTTCGACGACTGGCATGA
- a CDS encoding IS4 family transposase, which produces MLASFYQKFLEKYLNKAQLITLKMLVWLLQNQKQVKIERLAATLPLPIQQNSRRRHIQRFLTLNALSVVLLWFPIIEALINQHFKLGSQLTIAMDRTQWQENNVLMISIIYQKRAWPIYWCLLEKDGSTNLTEQEKVLRPVIRLLKEYKLVIIGDREFHSVELAQWLQNQNVGFVLRQKKDTTFRQKRQKFQPLSSMEIYPGVRSFYTNVNVTQKRGFGRFNLGVYWKRKYRGKQEKDAWYLLTNLQEKGTLNS; this is translated from the coding sequence ATGCTAGCATCATTCTACCAAAAATTTTTAGAAAAGTACCTGAATAAAGCACAGTTAATCACCCTAAAGATGTTGGTGTGGTTACTACAAAATCAAAAACAAGTGAAGATAGAAAGACTGGCAGCGACACTACCATTACCAATACAACAAAATAGTCGTAGACGGCATATACAAAGGTTTTTAACGCTAAATGCCTTAAGTGTAGTATTGTTGTGGTTTCCAATTATTGAAGCCCTAATTAACCAACATTTTAAACTGGGGTCACAATTAACCATTGCGATGGATAGAACACAGTGGCAGGAAAATAATGTGTTGATGATTAGTATAATTTACCAAAAAAGAGCGTGGCCAATATATTGGTGCTTGTTAGAGAAAGATGGTAGTACCAACCTCACTGAACAAGAAAAAGTATTACGTCCAGTAATCCGCTTATTAAAAGAGTACAAATTAGTAATTATCGGAGATAGGGAATTTCACAGTGTAGAACTGGCACAGTGGCTTCAAAACCAGAATGTAGGTTTTGTACTCCGTCAAAAAAAGGATACTACTTTTCGCCAAAAAAGACAGAAATTTCAGCCTTTAAGTAGCATGGAAATTTATCCTGGTGTCCGCTCCTTTTACACCAACGTCAACGTTACTCAAAAACGTGGGTTTGGTCGGTTTAACTTAGGAGTTTACTGGAAAAGAAAGTACAGGGGTAAGCAAGAAAAAGACGCTTGGTATTTATTAACTAATTTACAAGAAAAGGGAACTCTTAACTCTTAA
- a CDS encoding iron uptake porin: MTKPFWNVLRLSPVIVAAIFFAANSALAAEANEQVITVDQLTAQSDNFGQVTSVSQFSDVQPTDWAFQALQSLVERYGCIAGYPNSTYRGNRALTRYEFAAGLNACLDRVNELIATATADLVTKEDLATLQRLQEEFSAELATLRGRVDALEVRTAELEANQFSTTTKLIGEAIFNVSNVFGSNLRAVSSGVNPSTAPNLDSNTILTDRVRLRLESSFVGTDLLQIRLQSRNVTAYDTNVTGTDMTRFGFDGNQNNETAIDKINYAFNLSNAVRVKIDAAGGNIYDNINTFNPDLASDGKGALSRYGRFSPIYRTGVGGAGATITFNPTGAFTASAAYIARTASNPGSNGGLTNGAYTALGQVAFRPSNAFNIGLTYAHSYQNSLSSVNLFEGTGSVYAGNPFNGVATTANHYGIEATFKPSSKLTIGGWYGYSNAEARASGTGVNQGDEASMNYWAATVAFKDFGKEGNLLGLIFGQPPKVSDNDAFTSAARTTRRKDNDTSYHLEALYRLQINDNISVTPALLVIFNPEHNNNNDTIYVGTLRTTFTF, encoded by the coding sequence ATGACCAAACCATTCTGGAATGTTCTAAGGCTCAGTCCAGTTATTGTTGCCGCTATATTTTTCGCTGCTAACAGCGCTTTAGCAGCTGAGGCTAACGAACAGGTAATAACTGTAGACCAGTTGACTGCCCAATCAGACAACTTTGGTCAAGTCACATCAGTTTCTCAGTTTTCTGACGTGCAACCCACAGACTGGGCATTCCAAGCCTTACAGTCCTTAGTTGAGCGCTACGGCTGTATTGCAGGCTATCCCAATAGCACCTATCGTGGCAACCGCGCTTTGACCCGCTATGAATTTGCCGCTGGTTTGAACGCCTGTTTAGACCGAGTTAACGAATTGATTGCTACTGCTACTGCTGACTTAGTAACAAAAGAGGATTTGGCTACCTTACAGCGTCTGCAAGAAGAATTTTCTGCGGAACTAGCTACCCTGCGTGGTCGCGTAGATGCTTTAGAAGTACGCACTGCTGAGTTGGAAGCCAATCAGTTCTCGACTACCACCAAGTTAATTGGGGAAGCAATTTTTAACGTATCTAATGTTTTTGGTAGCAATCTAAGGGCAGTTTCTTCTGGTGTAAATCCAAGTACTGCTCCCAACCTAGATTCTAATACTATTCTAACTGACCGGGTTCGTCTGAGATTGGAATCAAGTTTTGTTGGTACAGACCTATTGCAAATCCGCTTGCAATCCCGGAACGTCACTGCCTATGACACAAATGTGACGGGTACTGATATGACCCGCTTCGGTTTTGATGGAAATCAGAACAATGAGACTGCCATCGATAAAATTAACTATGCTTTCAACCTGAGTAATGCAGTGCGGGTAAAAATTGATGCAGCAGGCGGTAACATCTACGACAACATCAACACCTTCAACCCTGATCTTGCCAGTGATGGTAAGGGCGCTTTATCTCGCTATGGTCGATTTAGTCCTATCTATCGCACTGGTGTCGGTGGTGCAGGTGCAACCATAACTTTCAATCCTACAGGAGCTTTCACTGCATCTGCGGCTTACATAGCTCGCACAGCTAGCAATCCTGGTTCAAATGGAGGTCTGACAAATGGTGCCTATACAGCCCTTGGTCAGGTAGCTTTCAGGCCTAGTAATGCATTTAATATTGGTCTTACCTACGCTCACAGCTATCAAAATAGTTTATCCAGTGTAAACTTGTTTGAGGGTACAGGTAGTGTATACGCAGGTAATCCCTTCAATGGAGTTGCTACTACTGCCAACCATTACGGTATAGAAGCTACCTTCAAACCCAGTTCCAAGTTAACTATTGGTGGTTGGTATGGTTACAGCAACGCTGAAGCCAGGGCAAGTGGTACGGGTGTGAATCAAGGTGATGAAGCATCAATGAATTACTGGGCTGCAACCGTAGCCTTCAAAGACTTTGGCAAAGAAGGCAACTTGCTTGGTCTGATTTTTGGTCAACCACCTAAAGTAAGTGATAATGATGCATTCACTTCCGCCGCAAGAACTACTAGGCGTAAAGATAACGACACCTCTTACCACTTAGAAGCTCTGTACCGCCTACAGATCAACGATAATATTTCCGTCACTCCTGCTTTATTGGTCATCTTCAATCCAGAGCATAATAATAACAACGACACAATTTACGTTGGTACACTGCGTACCACTTTCACTTTCTAA
- the rppA gene encoding two-component system response regulator RppA, which translates to MLTSQIYNEPLTIQFDMRVLLVEDEPDLGAAIKRTLNQQKYLVDWVMDGTEAWAYLENSSAQYTVAILDWMLPGITGLELCKRLRYKGNPLPILMLTAKDRMEDKVAGLDAGADDYLVKPFSMVELLARLRALQRRSPHFQPQQLTVGNLTLDYGNSTVVRQNTTGEPERIPLTNKEFQLLEYFMKHANQIVTTEQIRNQIWEVNAESSSNVVAAQIRLLRRKLTNSDCTNSIETLHGMGYRLNFTNESE; encoded by the coding sequence ATGCTTACATCACAAATTTACAACGAACCTTTAACTATTCAATTTGATATGAGGGTGCTGCTAGTCGAAGATGAGCCGGATTTGGGGGCTGCTATTAAGCGCACCTTAAATCAACAAAAGTACTTAGTTGATTGGGTAATGGATGGTACTGAAGCATGGGCTTACTTAGAAAATAGCTCGGCACAATATACAGTAGCGATTCTCGATTGGATGCTTCCTGGAATTACTGGTTTAGAATTGTGTAAAAGACTACGTTACAAAGGTAATCCTCTTCCCATCTTGATGCTAACTGCTAAAGATAGAATGGAAGATAAAGTTGCCGGACTAGATGCTGGTGCTGACGATTACCTAGTAAAGCCCTTTAGTATGGTAGAACTACTGGCACGATTGCGGGCTTTGCAGCGTCGCTCTCCGCATTTCCAACCTCAACAATTGACTGTTGGTAACTTGACTCTAGATTATGGCAACAGCACAGTTGTAAGACAAAATACTACAGGTGAACCGGAAAGGATTCCTTTGACTAACAAAGAATTCCAACTACTCGAATATTTTATGAAGCACGCCAACCAGATTGTTACTACCGAACAAATTCGCAATCAAATTTGGGAAGTTAATGCAGAATCTAGTAGCAATGTAGTGGCGGCGCAAATACGTTTGTTACGTCGCAAACTCACCAATAGCGACTGTACTAACTCAATTGAAACTTTGCACGGTATGGGATATCGTCTTAATTTCACCAATGAATCAGAATAA
- a CDS encoding DUF2808 domain-containing protein, producing the protein MKSLIYTVAFTMAFTSSVDAVFASGKPSDFSASHLMKSAAIPNTTYATDATHQFEVHVQGKPLAGLTINLPEGVKIDRGIEVKNQSGQKIPTTVSMNGQKATVAFSQPIDPETKLSILMRGVNTQIYEPGYAATWQYQVYANKVGFTQEISLGLARIQTYP; encoded by the coding sequence ATGAAAAGCTTAATTTATACTGTTGCATTCACAATGGCATTTACATCTTCAGTTGATGCTGTTTTTGCAAGCGGAAAACCAAGTGATTTTAGCGCTTCTCATTTGATGAAAAGTGCTGCCATTCCTAATACTACTTATGCCACAGATGCTACTCACCAATTTGAAGTCCATGTGCAGGGTAAACCTCTGGCAGGACTTACAATTAATTTGCCTGAAGGAGTGAAAATTGATAGAGGAATTGAGGTAAAAAATCAATCAGGGCAAAAAATTCCCACGACAGTTTCTATGAATGGACAAAAAGCTACTGTAGCTTTTTCACAACCAATAGACCCTGAGACAAAACTCTCAATTTTAATGAGAGGAGTCAATACTCAAATCTATGAACCAGGCTATGCTGCAACTTGGCAGTACCAAGTTTATGCCAATAAAGTTGGATTCACTCAAGAAATCTCACTTGGTCTAGCTCGGATTCAGACCTACCCTTAG
- the rppB gene encoding two-component system sensor histidine kinase RppB, with the protein MNQNKLFRLTRIRLALYYAIVMGLILSLCAFGFYRAVFHAHVVALDSEIESVAGTLHDSIELKLQLPGRLEPLAYQLFPNIDKCGTGATNCIQQQSDSKRHLLGIVTKSSYYIRFFDTSGKLIATAGYYPEGLPDIFNQKTWQFLKDSKGKDYHQVTLELHTQNHQDWGYMQIGRSLEEFNHYLDIVKLILVLGLLVAMSMIAAASWWLSGLAMQPIYQSYRQIQQFTADAAHELRTPLAATGATVESALLMPQIDSEDTRDILQTIQRQNQRLTALVVDLLMLARLDKQAQKLQRENCCLNDIVSDLVEEFEAMANAAEIKLTSLIQVHQPLNIIGNADQLYRLFSNLIVNAIQYTPREGEVTVLLDRNDHYAVIKVQDTGIGIPKHELTRIFDRFYRVSSDRSRSTGGSGLGLAIVQAIVQAHQGKLNVQSELGQGSTFTVELPLDVAPLRSVGAARRRHRSISLLKLMYRNLRS; encoded by the coding sequence ATGAATCAGAATAAGCTGTTTCGGCTCACCCGTATTCGGTTGGCTCTGTATTATGCCATCGTTATGGGTTTAATTTTAAGCCTATGTGCCTTCGGTTTTTATCGAGCAGTGTTTCATGCTCATGTGGTGGCTTTAGACAGTGAAATCGAGTCTGTAGCGGGAACATTGCACGACAGTATCGAACTAAAACTACAGTTACCTGGACGTTTAGAACCATTGGCATATCAATTATTTCCAAATATAGATAAATGTGGAACTGGAGCTACTAATTGTATTCAACAACAGTCAGATTCTAAACGTCATCTTCTTGGTATCGTTACTAAAAGTAGCTACTATATACGTTTTTTTGATACTTCTGGAAAATTAATTGCTACTGCTGGTTATTATCCAGAAGGATTACCTGACATTTTTAATCAAAAAACTTGGCAATTTCTCAAAGACAGCAAAGGCAAAGATTATCATCAAGTTACTCTAGAGTTGCATACCCAAAATCATCAAGACTGGGGATATATGCAAATAGGGCGAAGTTTAGAAGAGTTTAATCATTACTTAGATATTGTAAAACTAATTTTGGTATTAGGGCTGCTAGTTGCTATGAGTATGATTGCTGCTGCTAGTTGGTGGCTATCAGGATTAGCTATGCAGCCAATTTATCAATCCTATCGACAAATTCAACAGTTTACAGCAGATGCCGCACATGAATTACGAACGCCTTTAGCTGCAACAGGTGCAACAGTGGAATCAGCACTTTTAATGCCGCAAATAGATTCTGAAGATACACGGGATATTTTGCAAACTATACAGCGTCAAAATCAACGGCTAACGGCTTTAGTTGTTGATTTATTAATGTTAGCACGTTTAGATAAACAAGCCCAAAAGTTACAACGTGAAAATTGTTGCCTAAATGATATTGTTAGCGATTTAGTTGAGGAATTTGAAGCGATGGCAAATGCCGCAGAGATAAAGCTGACATCTTTAATACAAGTGCATCAACCTCTGAATATTATAGGTAATGCTGACCAGCTTTATCGCTTGTTTTCTAATTTAATTGTCAATGCAATTCAATACACACCTAGAGAAGGAGAAGTAACGGTTTTATTAGACCGCAACGACCATTATGCTGTAATCAAAGTTCAAGATACAGGCATTGGTATCCCAAAACACGAACTGACTCGAATTTTTGATCGCTTTTATCGAGTGAGTAGTGATCGCTCTCGTAGCACTGGTGGTTCTGGATTAGGATTAGCAATTGTTCAAGCTATTGTTCAAGCACATCAAGGTAAATTAAATGTGCAAAGCGAATTGGGTCAAGGTAGTACTTTTACAGTTGAATTACCTTTGGATGTTGCTCCACTAAGGAGCGTAGGCGCAGCCCGCCGTAGGCATCGCTCTATCTCTCTATTGAAATTGATGTATCGCAATTTACGTAGTTAG
- a CDS encoding nitric oxide synthase oxygenase → MLINNLALQHGLNTYNTILSDAKAFLALLQEEQVIQESYLNRFAEIESEVEQTGTYWQSFDELAYGAKLAWRNSTRCVGRSYWNSLEVRDRRSLNQAEEVFEAMVEHLRLSTNGGRIKSLATIFAPQEPGQAGIRIWNEQIVRYAGYRQTDGSVVGDPRYVEFTELVQRMGWKGGQGTPFDILPIVIQMPNQRPKLFELPHDAVLEVPIQHPDYSWFAELGLKWHALPAICNMMLEIGGVQYTAAPFNGWYMGTEIAARNFADENRYNLLPIVAKRMGLDTRYDHTLWRDRAIVELNVAVLYSFRRAGVTMVDHHSETRRFVQFEKSEALAGRTTYADWAWIVPPISGSTTPVFHRNYENVELKPNFFSQPDPWRQFVSGKKSGCPFGH, encoded by the coding sequence ATGCTAATCAACAACCTAGCCTTGCAACACGGTTTGAATACATATAACACCATTTTATCTGATGCCAAAGCATTTCTGGCATTGTTGCAGGAAGAACAAGTAATTCAGGAATCCTACTTAAATCGATTTGCGGAAATAGAAAGCGAGGTAGAACAAACTGGAACTTATTGGCAAAGCTTTGATGAACTAGCTTACGGAGCCAAATTGGCATGGCGCAATAGCACCAGATGTGTGGGACGTAGCTACTGGAACTCACTAGAAGTTCGCGATCGCCGCAGCTTGAATCAAGCCGAAGAAGTATTCGAGGCTATGGTTGAGCATCTGCGGTTATCCACTAACGGCGGTCGCATCAAATCCCTTGCTACTATCTTTGCACCGCAAGAACCAGGCCAAGCTGGAATCCGCATTTGGAATGAGCAAATCGTTCGCTACGCAGGGTATCGGCAAACGGATGGTTCGGTTGTGGGTGACCCAAGGTATGTCGAGTTTACAGAGCTTGTGCAACGAATGGGCTGGAAAGGAGGCCAAGGTACTCCCTTTGACATCCTGCCTATCGTGATTCAAATGCCAAATCAGCGTCCAAAGCTGTTTGAGTTACCTCATGATGCAGTGCTAGAAGTGCCAATCCAGCATCCTGACTACTCTTGGTTTGCAGAACTTGGTCTCAAATGGCACGCGTTACCAGCAATTTGCAACATGATGTTGGAGATTGGCGGGGTTCAGTACACAGCCGCGCCCTTTAATGGTTGGTACATGGGTACGGAAATAGCTGCTCGTAACTTTGCTGACGAGAACCGCTATAACTTATTGCCCATTGTGGCCAAGCGAATGGGTCTAGATACTCGCTACGACCATACCTTATGGCGAGACCGCGCCATAGTTGAATTAAATGTTGCGGTTCTATACTCGTTCCGACGTGCTGGCGTGACTATGGTTGACCATCACAGTGAAACTCGTCGCTTTGTGCAATTTGAAAAGAGCGAAGCACTTGCGGGAAGAACTACCTACGCCGACTGGGCATGGATTGTACCTCCCATATCCGGATCGACGACTCCAGTTTTCCACCGCAACTATGAAAATGTTGAGCTAAAGCCCAACTTCTTTTCGCAGCCAGATCCCTGGCGACAGTTTGTATCTGGCAAAAAGTCAGGCTGTCCTTTCGGTCACTAA
- a CDS encoding cysteine synthase family protein, with the protein MNQLTKSSSFENVSNCQWNNHSKWKKIIAADVTEAIGNVPIVKLKNISPVCVVSECFLKLESCNPGGSIKEKNAVYLVTRAEEEGLLIPGGTIIESSSGNFGVGLAMVGAVRGYRVIIVVDAKTAPPFRRMLKAYGAELVDVPLHEADESGSMQKARMKRARELAATIPNAWYPCQHLNPLNTEAHSYYTAREIEAHFSSDLDAVVVGVSTAGQIMGIARYLRPRFPEIRIVGVDVEGSVIMGTPAKPYKMTGVGLSFFPPNLELSLLNRAYVVPEALAYSVCHALARREGLLLGASTGAIVAGGLHLAHSLGAGARILMINPDAGDRYLETVYDDHWLDHHGFTLKQGEHLDDAIASLTPVYF; encoded by the coding sequence ATGAATCAGCTTACAAAATCTTCATCATTCGAGAACGTTTCTAACTGTCAATGGAACAATCATAGTAAATGGAAAAAGATTATTGCCGCTGATGTTACCGAGGCAATAGGAAATGTACCGATTGTAAAACTCAAAAATATTTCTCCTGTATGTGTTGTCTCAGAATGTTTTTTGAAGTTAGAGAGCTGCAATCCAGGAGGGTCTATTAAGGAGAAAAATGCAGTCTATCTCGTGACGCGTGCAGAGGAGGAAGGGCTTCTTATACCTGGTGGTACGATTATCGAGTCAAGTTCAGGAAATTTCGGCGTTGGTCTGGCTATGGTAGGAGCAGTCCGAGGGTATCGAGTGATTATTGTCGTCGATGCAAAAACTGCTCCACCCTTTAGACGAATGCTGAAAGCATATGGTGCTGAACTTGTGGATGTACCGCTACATGAGGCAGACGAATCAGGCTCGATGCAGAAGGCAAGAATGAAACGAGCCCGTGAGCTTGCCGCAACTATTCCCAATGCTTGGTATCCATGTCAACACTTGAATCCTCTGAATACGGAGGCACATTCATACTACACTGCGCGTGAGATTGAAGCTCATTTTTCCTCCGATCTTGATGCTGTCGTTGTTGGTGTTAGCACTGCGGGACAAATAATGGGAATTGCTCGTTATCTTCGACCACGATTTCCAGAAATACGTATTGTTGGCGTTGATGTTGAGGGTTCAGTCATTATGGGAACCCCAGCAAAACCATACAAGATGACGGGTGTTGGATTATCGTTCTTTCCACCTAATCTAGAGCTTTCGCTGCTTAATCGTGCTTACGTGGTACCAGAGGCGCTTGCTTACTCGGTATGTCATGCACTCGCACGTCGTGAAGGATTGCTTCTTGGTGCATCAACAGGGGCAATTGTCGCTGGTGGCTTGCATCTAGCTCACTCTCTTGGTGCTGGTGCGCGGATTCTGATGATCAATCCCGATGCAGGGGATAGATATCTTGAGACAGTGTACGACGACCATTGGCTTGATCATCATGGATTTACCCTGAAACAAGGAGAGCATCTTGATGATGCGATCGCCTCACTGACTCCTGTGTATTTTTAG
- a CDS encoding SDR family oxidoreductase: MYINPFSHKKTILLTGASGVVGQALLDRMNAHSIICLTYRKPITNSGVTTIPCDISLPQLGLSQTQLKDIAKCIDCIVHSAAVTDFGESDELIRSTNVRGLENMLELAAIAQVPFYYISTAFIRPHQRKDAPSEHTYTISKREGERLVRDSGLPHAIIRPSIVIGDSTSGEIARFQGIYNIISSLFRGFLPILPMLPHAYIDFIPQDVVANAIAAIIEHDGVAGEYWITSGNKALTVRQIADLIAEFGKTQGIEINIPRMVSPDIVDRLIRPAFMSELPKSVKKGFDWFAQVAPYLCNEEPFPTSLPEIETGFGIAPLPNLETALTHSLEYWANETKVCSGKKAKKDRAQLAKCEC; the protein is encoded by the coding sequence GTGTATATTAATCCGTTTTCTCACAAGAAAACAATCCTGCTCACTGGTGCATCAGGAGTAGTTGGTCAAGCTTTATTAGATCGAATGAATGCACATTCGATTATTTGTCTAACCTACAGGAAGCCAATCACGAATTCAGGTGTCACTACCATTCCTTGTGACATTTCATTGCCTCAGCTTGGTCTTAGTCAGACACAGCTAAAAGATATAGCAAAGTGCATTGATTGTATTGTCCATTCAGCTGCGGTAACTGACTTTGGTGAATCAGATGAATTAATTCGTAGCACAAATGTACGCGGCTTGGAAAATATGCTGGAATTGGCAGCGATCGCACAAGTTCCCTTTTACTATATCAGCACAGCTTTTATCCGTCCTCACCAACGTAAAGATGCGCCTTCAGAGCATACATACACTATCTCGAAACGAGAAGGAGAACGGTTAGTTAGAGACAGTGGACTGCCCCACGCAATTATTCGTCCCTCCATTGTGATTGGCGATTCTACATCAGGTGAGATTGCACGTTTTCAGGGCATTTATAACATCATAAGTTCGCTTTTTAGAGGTTTTTTGCCCATCCTGCCCATGCTACCGCACGCATATATAGATTTTATTCCTCAAGACGTTGTTGCTAACGCCATTGCAGCAATAATTGAGCATGATGGCGTAGCAGGCGAATATTGGATCACCTCTGGAAATAAAGCTTTGACAGTACGCCAGATAGCAGATTTAATTGCAGAATTTGGCAAAACTCAAGGTATAGAGATTAACATACCACGCATGGTCAGCCCTGACATTGTAGATCGTCTGATCCGTCCTGCCTTTATGTCAGAATTACCAAAATCCGTCAAAAAAGGTTTTGACTGGTTTGCTCAAGTCGCACCCTACTTATGTAATGAGGAACCTTTCCCCACGTCATTACCAGAAATAGAAACTGGTTTTGGTATAGCACCACTGCCCAATTTGGAAACGGCTTTAACCCATAGCCTTGAATACTGGGCTAATGAAACAAAAGTCTGCTCTGGTAAAAAAGCTAAGAAAGACCGTGCCCAACTTGCTAAATGTGAATGTTGA
- a CDS encoding IS701 family transposase, whose amino-acid sequence MDVELQILKHLPRDAHPTVTIIDEYCAEYKDLFKEVRNYECFKYLHLGIMSPIKRKSLPEIAKAVSINSAQSLHHFLANSDWSVEELKQRRLNRLKTALDGNAITVVIDETGDRKKGKKTDYVARQYLGSVGKVDNGIVSVNAYGLYSNITFPLSVKIFKPKGTLKSGDKYKTKIELASEIITELIESGFNIKLVLADSLYGESSEFIRKLAEYQLDYVVAIRSNHGVWLPAGQSVRANKWCKFEKTFSNQKSEIRYIREIIYGKKRAITYWEITTDPETMPENSTSFVMTNLQGNLKKTLGDLYGLRTWVEYGFRQCKQELGWTNYRFTNFQHIERWWEMIFCVYTMISLNSSALLGLNLSRKIEPELQENSDANFSNHQQWNHESGWKNTLNNLRLIAQPLLLFWLIYPWIHIFPNSHLLLGFNQLISAMNQFKPYYASG is encoded by the coding sequence ATGGATGTAGAATTACAAATCCTCAAGCATTTGCCAAGAGATGCTCACCCAACAGTTACCATCATAGATGAATATTGTGCAGAGTATAAAGACCTGTTTAAAGAAGTAAGAAATTATGAGTGTTTCAAATATTTACATCTGGGAATAATGTCACCAATTAAAAGAAAATCGTTACCAGAGATAGCGAAAGCCGTAAGTATAAACTCTGCACAGTCATTACATCATTTTTTAGCTAATTCAGATTGGTCAGTAGAGGAATTAAAACAACGAAGATTAAATCGACTAAAAACAGCATTAGATGGCAATGCGATTACAGTAGTAATAGATGAAACAGGAGACAGGAAAAAAGGAAAGAAGACTGATTATGTAGCTAGGCAATATTTAGGGAGTGTCGGAAAAGTCGATAATGGAATAGTTTCAGTGAATGCTTATGGACTTTACTCTAATATAACTTTTCCTTTAAGTGTAAAAATATTCAAACCAAAAGGGACGCTAAAATCAGGAGATAAATATAAAACTAAAATAGAATTAGCATCAGAAATTATTACGGAGCTAATTGAATCAGGCTTTAATATTAAATTAGTACTAGCAGATAGTTTGTATGGTGAAAGTAGCGAATTTATTAGAAAACTAGCTGAATATCAACTAGATTATGTTGTAGCAATAAGAAGTAATCATGGAGTCTGGTTGCCAGCAGGACAGAGCGTTAGGGCGAATAAATGGTGTAAATTTGAAAAAACATTTAGCAATCAGAAATCAGAAATTAGATACATTAGGGAAATAATTTATGGTAAAAAAAGAGCCATAACTTACTGGGAAATAACCACTGATCCAGAAACCATGCCAGAGAATTCAACTTCTTTCGTAATGACAAATCTTCAAGGTAATCTCAAGAAAACTTTAGGAGATTTATATGGATTAAGAACCTGGGTAGAATATGGTTTTCGACAGTGTAAACAGGAACTAGGTTGGACAAATTATCGGTTCACAAATTTTCAACATATTGAGAGATGGTGGGAAATGATTTTTTGTGTTTACACAATGATTAGTTTAAATTCTTCCGCCTTGTTAGGCTTAAATCTATCTCGTAAAATTGAACCTGAGTTACAAGAAAATAGTGATGCTAATTTTTCTAATCATCAACAATGGAACCATGAATCCGGATGGAAAAATACTTTAAATAATCTACGTCTCATTGCCCAACCACTCTTACTATTTTGGTTGATTTATCCCTGGATACATATTTTCCCTAATTCTCATTTATTGCTGGGATTCAATCAATTAATTAGTGCAATGAATCAATTTAAACCCTATTATGCTTCTGGATAA